A window of Primulina tabacum isolate GXHZ01 chromosome 4, ASM2559414v2, whole genome shotgun sequence contains these coding sequences:
- the LOC142541745 gene encoding large ribosomal subunit protein eL14z-like has translation MPFKRYVEIGRVALVNYGKDYGKLVVIVDVIDQNRALVDSPDMVRSQMNFKRLSLTDIKIDIKRVPKKKTLIAAMEAADVKGKWEKSSWGRKLIVQKRRATLNDFDRFKLMLAKIKRAGVVRQELAKLKKDIAA, from the exons ATG CCGTTCAAAAGGTATGTGGAGATTGGGAGGGTGGCGTTAGTCAACTACGGGAAGGACTACGGCAAGCTTGTCGTCATTGTCGACGTCATCGACCAGAACAGA GCTCTAGTGGATTCGCCCGACATGGTACGAAGTCAAATGAATTTCAAGAGGCTTTCGCTTACTGACATCAAGATTGATATCAAAAGGGTGCCAAAGAAGAAAACACTTATTGCTGCTATGGAAGCTGCTG ATGTCAAGGGCAAGTGGGAAAAGAGTTCATGGGGGAGGAAGTTGATCGTGCAAAAGAGAAGGGCGACCTTGAATGATTTTGATAGATTCAAATTAATGTTGGCCAAAATCAAG AGAGCAGGAGTTGTGAGGCAAGAGCTTGCAAAGCTTAAGAAAGATATTGCGGCGTAA